In the Microcebus murinus isolate Inina chromosome X, M.murinus_Inina_mat1.0, whole genome shotgun sequence genome, CTGTGGCCTAGTCCCTAACAGGCCTAGGCTCAGCAGCCTAGTCCCTAACAGGCTGGGCCTGGTACCCCGTCctcggggctgggggtgggagtgggagtgcGGGGCACTGGGAATCATAGAGGTATACTACTGATTGACTTGAGAAGCAGTACAGACACCCTTGGAATCATTCTCCTTGTTTCTGCTTGTATCTTGCATTCACTCAGTAATTTGAGTATCTGTTGTATGCATGTACTAGGCTACAAAGACAACCAGTACATAATCTCTGAtgcgtttttttgttttgttttgtttttgtttttgtttttttttagacagagtcttactctgttgcccaggctagagtgcagtggcatcagcctagctcacagcaacctcaaactcctgggctcaagcaatccttctgcctcagcctcctgagtacctgggactttaggcatgcgccaccatgcccagctaattttatatatatatatatatatatatatatatatatatatatattagttggccaattaatttctttctatttttagtagagacagggtctcactcttgctcaggctggttttgaactacggaccttgagtgatcctcccgccttggcctcccagagtgctaggattacaggtgtgagccaccttgcccagcccatAATCTCTCCTCATAGGAAACTTATAGTCCAGTAGGGATGCTAAGGTATATGTGTGaataacataattaaatatagaaaGTGATGAATGTCAAAAGAGGAGGCAGAAGTTTCTTTGGACagatagattattttctttgagagATACCTGGGAAGGCTTTAGGAAGGTGGCATTTGgctaaaggagaaaagaatgaatagaaTTTAGAAGTATGgtgattgggggtgggggtaggggatggAAAGTGTTCtaacacattgactaccacactagaaaacaatttttttttccttggggccacagtgttttattatgaaaacagaataaaaacttcaaaaacaggCCAGGTacagttgctcacacctgtaatcctagcactctgggaggccgggaggcaggaggattgtttgagctctggagttcaagaccaacctaagcaagatcgagaccccatctctactaaagaaaatagaaagaaattaattggccaactaaaaatatatagaaaaaattagctgggcatggtggcacatgtctgtagtcccagctacttgggaggctgaggcagagggattgccaggagtttgaggttgctgtgagctaggctgatgccacagcactctagcccgggcaagggagtgagactctctcaaaaaaaaccaacaacaacaaaaaaaaaacttcaaaaacaaaatgatcctttctaatttaatgaaaaatgtgttattttttattgttttctgtgcgtgagttatatgcaaattgaaaaatagttcacacgGCTCCCAAGgtagagacgtgtgagttacatatgcttcacgaggccccaggctcaaaactagcatgagttacaTACAAGTCCCATGGCATTTAATGTGCTAAGCAGAAGGATAGTATCAAATAGccctttttccatctttcttctaGAATGGACTCAGATCATCACCAAGTACTTATGGGAGCAGCTACAGAAGATGGCTGAATACTACCGGCCAGGGCCTGCAGGAAGTGGGGGCTGTGGTTCCACAATAGGGCCCTTGCCCCACGATGTAGAGGTGGCGATCCGGCAGTGGGATTACAATGAGAAGCTGGCCATGTTCATGTTTCAGGTAAGGGAGTAAGGCCTGTTGTGTGGGTCATTGGATTGAGCCTGATCTTGCACTCTGCCAGTACAGAACAGAATCTGTCTGCCAACTTGCCCCAGTTGTGGTTCTCTTTACCCTTTCATTTACTTTATCTGCCTCATCTCTAATAGTCCCTGTGTTGAACTAATATTCTTCCCACCCCTGGTACCCATAGGATGGAATGCTGGACAGACATGAGTTCCTGACCTGGGTGCTTGAATGTTTTGAGAAAATCCGCCCTGGAGAGGATGAATTGCTTAAACTGCTGCTGCCCTTACTGCTTCGAGTAAGGCCTAGGAGTTGGGGGGTCTAGGGAGGATTCCAGAAAGAATAAGACTTTAGAGAAGGGTCTCTTGGGGAGAATCAGAGGCTCTGATAGTCATGTCTTCACAGTATTCTGGAGAATTCGTTCAGTCTGCGTACCTCTCCCGCCGCCTTGCCTACTTCTGTACCCGGAGACTGGCCCTGCAGCTGGATGGCGTGAGCAGCCACTCATCTCATGTTATATCCGCTCAGTCAACAAGCACGCTGCCTACCACCCCTGCTCCTCAGCCCCCAACTAGCAGCACACCCTCAACTCCCTTTAGTGATTTGCTTATGTGCCCTCAGCACCGGCCCCTGGTTTTTGGCCTCAGCTGTATCCTACAGGTAGGTACGAGGTGGGTCCAAGGAAATATTAAGAGATagcctgaggccgggcgtggtggctcacgcctgtaatcctagcactctgggaggccaaggcgggaggatcactctaagtcaggagtttgaaaccagcccgagcaagagcaagaccccatctctactaaaaatagaaagaaattaattggctaactaatatatatagaaaaaattagccaggcatggtgccccatgcctgtagtcccagctacttgggaggctgaggcagaaggattgcttgaatccaggagtttgaggttgctgtgagctaggctgatgccatggcactctagcccgggtaacagagtgagactctgtctcaaaaaaaaaaaaaaaaaaaaaaaaaaaaaagagatagctTGAGAAGAGTTGGGTGTCCATCCTGGAGAATGGGGATGATTCCAAATTGGAGGTGGGAGTAGGCACTGAGTACTTTCTTGGAGGCTATTGCTTCTCAGTACTGGGGTATTAGTTCTCTTTGGAGGTTTTGGCcagcctctctctttcttccaggGCTCAATAGTAAGAAAGTGGATGAAGGGAGGGGATCAGGGATGGAGTGATGCCTGCCTCAGGGACTCGGTCCCGATAACTTTGGATCTCAAGTATAAGGGTTAGGTCTTATAACAGGATTCCAGAGAGGTAGACATGGTAACTGAGGTTGACTTAGCTGTTTCTGTCTGGCAGACCATCCTCCTGTGTTGTCCTAGTGCCCTGGTTTGGCACTACTCGCTGACTGATAGCCGGATTAAGACCGGCTCACCACTTGACCACCTGCCTATTgccccctccaacctgcccatGCCAGAGGGCAACAGTGCCTTCACTCAGCAGGTAAGTCTGACCACTAGCCTGGTATTCCGATATTGAGCTATGAGGCTAAATTACTCTTTCAGAATTAGTGATTTGGAGTCTGGTACTGTTCTTTCAGCCCAGAGCTCTGGTCTTTCGTATGCCTTGGCACATCCTTAAAGCCTTCCTTTTTGATATTGCAGGTCCGTGCAAAGTTGCGGGAGATTGAGCAGCAGATCAAGGAGCGAGGACAGGCAGTTGAGGTTCGCTGGTCTTTTGATAAGTGTCAGGAAGCTACTGCAGGTAGGTTTCAGAAGACAGATAGTAGGAAGAATGTTTGAGGAAAGGATGGAGCTTGTAAGGACATATAGATCTGAAAGCCAGAATGCATTGGGCCTCTAGTTAAGTCCCTTTTACCGCTTTTCCTCCTTAGGCTTCACCATTGGACGGGTGCTCCATACTTTGGAAGTGCTGGACAGCCATAGTTTTGAGCGCTCTGACTTCAGCAACTCTCTTGACTCCCTTTGTAACCGAATTTTTGGATTGGGGCCTAGCAAGGATGGGCATGAGGTAAGCAAGAAGGGGCATCAAAGGAGCAAAATCATTGCAAGAGCAACAGTATGTTATGAGAGGAAGTCATGGTGAGGCATTGAAACCAGGGGATGTCTGCACAAATGATCTTATTTTTGGGCCTGAGATGTTTTAAGATGGGCCCCAGTCTTTAAGAAATTGGAACTTAATTCGTCCCCAACCCTACCTTATTCATCCCTGTCTTCCTTTGGTCTCCAGATCTCCTCAGATGATGATGCTGTGGTATCATTACTGTGTGAATGGGCTGTCAGCTGCAAGCGTTCTGGTCGGCATCGTGCTATGGTGGTAGCCAAGCTCCTGGAGAAGAGACAGGCAGAGATTGAGGCTGAGGTTAGGGGGCAGAGATAAGAGAATGAGACTGGCCAATGGGAAGGAATCTAACTGGGGTTGGACATAGAGAGATTGAGGCAGTAATGGGACCAAAGTTGAAGGTACGAGAACAGAGTAAAAAAGTGGTAGAGAACGTAAAGGGAAAGTTAAGGACATGAGGCAAAAGTAGAAAGGTGTGGATTGATGTCAGAGTTAGAGAAGAGATCAAGGCTTCAATTGGGAGGTGGTAAAGAAAATGGAAGTTGGAGGGGGAATGGAAGTTTAAAAGCATGGGGTAGAGGCAAAACAGGTGGTTGTTGAAGGGTTACACATTGAGGAGTGAAGAAACAGGTAAAAAGCAGTCCTGCAATTTGTTCTTTCATCCCACAGCGTTGTGGAGAATCAGAAGCAGCAGATGAGAAGGGTTCCATCGCCTCTGGCTCCCTTTCTGCTCCTAGTGCTCCTATTTTCCAGGATGTCCTCCTGCAGTTTCTGGATACACAGGCTCCCATGCTGAGTATGGACCCCTGCCACCCTCCAGTTACCTCTGCCTTGACTCAGTTACCCACCGCTGTCATCAGAAAGCATAATTAAGGGCCTTCTGGTCTATATTTCTATCTTGGGCTCTGTGCAGAATAACTTTTAGATGTAATTCTGGCCCTTGATCATCTTATAGTTtaacagaatagagaaataaacataataataaagaagccaggcgtggtggttcacgcctgtaatcctagcactctgggaggccgaggcgggaggatctctcagagtcaggagtttgaaaccagcctgagcaagagcgagacccccatctctactaaaatagaaagaaattaattggccagctaaaaatatatagaaaaaactagccgggcgcagtggtgcatgcctgtagtcccagctactcgggaggctgaggcaggatgattgcttgagtccaggagtttgaggttgctgtgagctaggctgatgccacagcactctagcctggggaacagagcaagactctgtctcaaataaataaataaatataaataaaaaataaagataagaatatgCGATTAAAGCATTTTCACTGTATAAATAGCAGCAAAAATGCTATATTCCTTTCTGAGATGATGTGTGGGGCCACAGGTGGGGTAACCAACCATACTTTGTCCTTCAGCAATTTCTGagattgttgttgttgtttttgttttttttgggggtTCACTCTTATTACTGCCTTGGGTGTATCCCTCTCTGAGGTCTTCTAGGAGCAGCACACCTTAGGTGTGTCCCTCTCTCTTTTTGCCCACCTCTTTTGTGTTCTCCTAACTCATCTttcctcattccctccctccaGCGGATCCCCGAAGTGAGAGTGAGCGGGTGGAATTCTTTAACTTGGTACTGCTGTTCTGTGAACTGATTCGACATGATGTTTTCTCCCACAACATGTATACTTGCACTCTCATCTCCCGAGGGGACCTTGCCTTTGGAGCCCCAGGTCCCCGGCCTCCCTCTCCCTTTGATGATCCTGCCGATGACCCAGAGCGCAAGGAGGCTGAAGGCAGCAGCAGTAGCAAGCTGGAGGTGAGTGGGCTTTTCCTTGCCCTGGATCATTCCTTGTGACATTTCCATCTTCATGGCTCCCAGAGGCTTCTGAGAGTCCCTTTTGCCTaatgaaaatagtattttctggccaggtgcggtggctcacgcctgtaatcctagcactctgggaggccaagtcgggcagattgcttgaggtcaggagttcgaaaccaccctgagcaagagctagaccccgtctctactataaatagaaataaaattaattggccaactaatatatgtagaaaaaaattagccgggcatggtggcacatgcctgtagtcccagctactcgggaggctgaggcagcaggattgcttgagcccaggagtttgacgttgctgtgagctaggctgatgccacggcactcactctagcctggacgacaaagcgagactctgtctcaaaaaaaaaaaaaaaaaaaaaagtagtattttcTTAGCACTTTGTGGTTAACAAAACACTCTCGCCTTGGCACTGTGAGATACTCTTATCTCTATCTGAAAGCTGAAGGAAATCAAGGCCCATACTGGTTTAAGGACTGGACAAGACTTGAATCCAGATCCCGTGCTTTCCACAGTATAGTCTCTTCTCTCCAGTTCCCCTGTGAACACTTCTAGATGGCAGGGAGCAGCTCCCTAGGTCCAAAGCAACTTCTCTTATGTTCTATGCCCTCAGGACCCAGGTCTCTCAGAATCTATGGACATTGACCCTAGTTCCAGTGTGCTCTTTGAGGACATGGAGAAGCCTGATTTCTCAGTAAGTTAAATCTTGAGCATGGAAGACTACAGCTCCATAGATCTCCTATTATGCCTCTTTTTGGAATTGAATTATGACCCCTcatccctttttctccttctaaatGTTCTGCCCTCTCACCTTTCTCTTAGTTGTTCTCCCCTACTATGCCCTGTGAGGGGAAGGGCAGTCCATCTCCCGAGAAACCAGATGTCGAGAAGGAAGTGAAGCCCCCACCCAAGGAGAAGATCGAAGGGACCCTTGGGGTTCTTTATGACCAGCCACGACACGTGCAGTATGCCACACACTTTCCCATCCCCCAGGTACTGTTCCCCAACACCTTGTAATAATCTGTTTTGAGCCCAGATTGCTGTCCAAGGAATTTGCCAAGGGGTTGGAGCTGTTCCTAAGGGTGTGGGTATGTTGGGAAGGGGCTTGAGCACGGGATGCTGAGGGGTATGGAGCATGCCTttaagaggagggaaggagatcCGTGCTGGAGTCTGACGGTGCCGCTGGGATGCAGGAGGAGTCATGCAGCCATGAGTGCAACCAGCGGTTGGTCGTACTGTTTGGGGTGGGAAAGCAGCGAGATGATGCCCGCCATGCCATCAAGAAAATTACCAAGGATATCTTGAAGGTTCTGAACCGCAAGGGGACAGCAGAAACTGGTGGGTTTGAGGCTCCTTAAACAGATCTCCCCCAAAGAAAGCCCTAGTCAGTGTTCCCTTCCCCAGCATAGGGAACTCCCCAGTCATGTCCCAATGTCCTGTCTCTTGGAGTCTCCTGAGAGCTCTAGTCCTTTTGAAACTTCCCCCCTCATTCCCCCCCTCTGCAGACCAGCTTGCTCCTATTGTGCCTCTGAATCCTGGAGACCTGACATTCTTAGGTACCTCACAGTAAGCCCCAtactgccctccctccctctcccttccctccctcaacCTAGCACCTCCCTGTACATATTCCTCTAAGGTCCACATAGTCTGTGGTCCTCTAAACCTTAGCTTCACTGTCCCCATCCCTTcatccctcccccagcccttccctgaccctccCTTCCCgacttccctcttccctccctccctccctcccatagCCTTCTCTCCataccccctccccacccccagtcaaCTAGTTATCTTCCCTATCCTGACTGGTCTCTTTCAACTGTCCCCTCAGGTGGGGAGGATGGGCAGAAGCGGAGGCGCAACCGGCCTGAAGCCTTCCCCACTGCTGAAGATATCTTTGCTAAGTTCCAGCACCTTTCACATTATGACCAACACCAGGTCACGGCTCAGGTGTTTAAGCCCAGCCCCCTTCCCACAGTCTGGCCTCCTGTTCTATTTTCCTTTCCCCCTTATCTTTTTCTCCCCGTAGGCAGGCTAAGCCTCCTggtctcctccccttcctccatcaTCCTTTCCTGCTGCCCTTGTTCTTCTTGCCGCTCTCCACTCTTGTCTCACTCCCGCTCCCCTTATCAGGTCTCCCGGAATGTTCTGGAGCAGATCACGAGCTTTGCCCTTGGCATGTCATACCACTTGCCTCTGGTGCAGCATGTGCAGTTCATCTTTGACCTCATGGAATATTCACTCAGCATCAGTGGCCTCATCGACTTTGCCATTCAGGTGGGGAAGTGGGGGAGGTAAGGGTGGAGGAAGGAGTTTGTGCTGTGTAGGGTCATAAGGACGGGTAGAGGCTCTAGCCAGTTTCGCAGGCTATTTGGAGGGGCAGAAAGACTAGCATGGAGGGAGTGGAACATGAGCTAAGACTGTAGGAATAGAGACTTAAGTGCTCCCGGGGGAGGCCCAAGAGGCAGATTAGAGCACTGGGCACAGACCGTCCTCCCACTGTGGAGTTCATAAAACTATATCCTAGAGACTGGCTTAGAGGTGTCATTAATAGAACAAAGGACAGTGGCATGTGGTAACAGGGCCCTTCTATCCTGGGGGGCTCCAGCAGGATGGGGCTcaggcctggccctgccagtGTCCTCATAGGAAGGGGGTTATATCTGACATGAGGGGCCTCTTCTCATCTCCCACCCCTCATTCACTGTGCTAGCTGCTGAATGAACTGAGCGTAGTTGAGGCCGAGCTGCTTCTCAAATCCTCGGATCTGGTGGGCAGCTATACTACCAGCCTGTGCCTGTGCATCGTGGCTGTCCTGCGGCATTATCATGCCTGCCTCATCCTCAACCAGGACCAGATGGCACAGGTCTTTGAGGGGTAAGCAAGGTTTCAAAATAACTGCAACACACAGGGCTCTGGCGAATGCCGTTGGAAGTAGTCTGGGAAGAACACGCACATGGGCTCACACTGTAGGGAAGTGCCTGCCGTTCAGGTGGGAAGGGAATAGTATTACCAAGAGACCTGGATCTGTTTCAAGGGCCCTTTGTTCCCCAGCCCCTCACATACCATCTGCTGATCTTCCCAACTTCGCCTCTTCCTGACAGGCTGTGTGGCGTAGTGAAGCATGGGATGAACCGGTCAGATGGCTCCTCTGCAGAACGCTGTATCCTTGCTTATCTCTATGATCTGTACACATCCTGTAGCCATTTAAAGAGCAAATTTGGGGAGCTCTTCAGGTAAGAGAGGTGGGCGGTAAGGGGTAGAGAGTGGGATGTAGTCCCTTCTCCTTCCCATTACCACCCAACTCAGGAGCTGAACACAGCCCAGGACCCTGCTGCCTGTCCAGGGTCATTTATGGACTGTGTCCTCCACGTGTTGTTCCATTACTGAGAGCGGGCCCTGTTCCTCACTACCCATGTTTCTGGGGCCCatactcttcctcctcttcctccctgcctccagagGCCCCTGTTCCTTATTCTTATGTGGttcccttcctgccagtctgctTTGTCCCATCTCCCTTTTCTTGTCCCGGGGTCTCTTGTCCCTCactttctcctgtttttcttttttcccctttcctgacCATCCCTCTACCTTACCAGACCTTCTTGAACACTACTATCTCCTTTCCTACACCCCTGCAGCGACTTTTGCTCGAAGGTGAAGAATACCATCTACTGCAACGTGGAGCCATCGGAATCCAACATGCGCTGGGCACCTGAGTTCATGATTGACACTCTGGAGAACCCCGCAGCTCACACCTTCACCTACACAGGGCTAGGCAAGAGTCTTAGTGAGAACCCTGCTAACCGCTACAGCTTTGTCTGCAATGCCCTTATGCACGTGTGCGTGGGGCACCATGATCCGGATAGGTATGGGGCGTACTGAGTGAAGAAGGGGTACCACACCCCCACCTGATACTGGGAGGGCTAAGGCACCTGGGAGGTACTACAACCTTGATTATTACTGGGGCAGAGATGAAAAGCTAATGAGTCTGAGATTGTGTGGAGCAAGGTTTTTCCTGAGGGCATTTGTACTTTTCCCTAGGGTGAATGACATCGCAATCCTGTGTGCAGAGCTGACCGGCTACTGCAAGTCACTGAGTGCAGAATGGCTTGGAGTACTTAAGGCCTTGTGCTGTTCCTCTAACAATGGCACTTGTGGTTTCAACGACCTCCTCTGCAATGTAGATGTGAGACTTGGGATGGAGTCTTGCTAAGGAAGGAGGCACTGAGCAGGGCAAGGGGCTGGTCACAGTCATCAAGGTGGTGGAGGGACGGAGTTCTGTAGCGTGGAGGCATACCCCTATGAGTGGGTACCTTCTCTCCACACTGAGTGGTGATGTCTCTCTGCTTTTTTTCCAGGTCAGTGACCTGTCTTTTCATGACTCCCTGGCTACTTTTGTTGCCATCCTCATCGCCCGGCAGTGTTTGCTCCTAGAAGATCTGATTCGCTGTGCTGCCATCCCTTCACTCCTTAATGCTGGTGAGCCACCAATCTCGAACCCCTAGAATTTCTGGGCCCCAAATTGCCATACACACTCAATGGCCATCTCACTGTTCAGTATGAGAGACCCTACTGTGGCTCCCCGGCCTTCACCAGAAGGCCAGTCCTCTGGTGTGCCCCAGGCTGGAAGGAACCTGTTTTCTATTTAACCCTGGGTTTGTAGCCCTGACCTTCCCATTTTTGACCCTTCAACTGCGTAACAGTTCTTTGCTCTATCTCTCCTTCAGTattatcttgctttttttctttcaccttaCGTCATCTTCCCCCTCATCCCCCCATGCCACGTATGCACGTGCGTGGTGCACAGAGTTCAGCTTCATCCCTTCCTGCTTTGTCTTCCTTTTAGCTTGTAGTGAACAGGACTCTGAGCCTGGGGCCCGACTTACCTGCCGCATTCTCCTCCACCTTTTCAAGACACCACAACTCAATCCTTGTCAGTCTGATGGAAGTAAGTGACCCTGATCTGAGCCAGCCAGCAGTAGAAAGTATGgcttccccaccccactcccccgcCACGGTTTTCTACTTTGGCTTCCCCTGACTTCAGCTCCCTCTCCAGACAAGCCTACAGTAGGAATCCGCTCCTCCTGTGACCGCCACCTGCTGGCTGCCTCCCAGAACCGCATCGTGGATGGAGCTGTGTTTGCTGTTCTCAAGGCTGTGTTTGTACTTGGTACGGGGGTAGGAAGGGAGTGGTGCCAGAAGTGTGTATAGGGTGGAGTGCCAGCTAAACTACAGGGACACTCTTTCTCCCTCCCAAAGGTGGTCTCTCTGACctttggggaggagaggagaaagggaagtaTATTTCTGTCCCATAGGGCAGGATTTGGGGAGTTTCTGCCTCTGCGGGCCCCGGGGGGTGGGTCTCCACACAGTGTTCTGATCTCACTCTGCCCTCCCTATCTCCCACCCGTGAACCACAGGGGATGCAGAACTGAAGGGTTCGGGCTTCACTGTGACAGGAGGAGCAGAAGAACttccagaggaggagggaggaggtggcagtGGCGGTCGGAGGCAGGGTGGCCGCAACATCTCTGTGGAGACA is a window encoding:
- the MED12 gene encoding mediator of RNA polymerase II transcription subunit 12 isoform X3; translation: MAAFGILSYEHRPLKRPRLGPPDVYPQDPKQKEDELTALNVKQGFNNQPAVSGDEHGSAKNVNFNPAKISSNFSSIIAEKLRCNTLPDTGRRKPQVNQKDNFWLVTARSQSAINTWFTDLAGTKPLTQLAKKVPIFSKKEEVFGYLAKYTVPVMRAAWLIKMTCAYYAAISETKVKKRPAVDPFMEWTQIITKYLWEQLQKMAEYYRPGPAGSGGCGSTIGPLPHDVEVAIRQWDYNEKLAMFMFQDGMLDRHEFLTWVLECFEKIRPGEDELLKLLLPLLLRYSGEFVQSAYLSRRLAYFCTRRLALQLDGVSSHSSHVISAQSTSTLPTTPAPQPPTSSTPSTPFSDLLMCPQHRPLVFGLSCILQTILLCCPSALVWHYSLTDSRIKTGSPLDHLPIAPSNLPMPEGNSAFTQQVRAKLREIEQQIKERGQAVEVRWSFDKCQEATAGFTIGRVLHTLEVLDSHSFERSDFSNSLDSLCNRIFGLGPSKDGHEISSDDDAVVSLLCEWAVSCKRSGRHRAMVVAKLLEKRQAEIEAERCGESEAADEKGSIASGSLSAPSAPIFQDVLLQFLDTQAPMLTDPRSESERVEFFNLVLLFCELIRHDVFSHNMYTCTLISRGDLAFGAPGPRPPSPFDDPADDPERKEAEGSSSSKLEDPGLSESMDIDPSSSVLFEDMEKPDFSLFSPTMPCEGKGSPSPEKPDVEKEVKPPPKEKIEGTLGVLYDQPRHVQYATHFPIPQEESCSHECNQRLVVLFGVGKQRDDARHAIKKITKDILKVLNRKGTAETDQLAPIVPLNPGDLTFLGGEDGQKRRRNRPEAFPTAEDIFAKFQHLSHYDQHQVTAQVSRNVLEQITSFALGMSYHLPLVQHVQFIFDLMEYSLSISGLIDFAIQLLNELSVVEAELLLKSSDLVGSYTTSLCLCIVAVLRHYHACLILNQDQMAQVFEGLCGVVKHGMNRSDGSSAERCILAYLYDLYTSCSHLKSKFGELFSDFCSKVKNTIYCNVEPSESNMRWAPEFMIDTLENPAAHTFTYTGLGKSLSENPANRYSFVCNALMHVCVGHHDPDRVNDIAILCAELTGYCKSLSAEWLGVLKALCCSSNNGTCGFNDLLCNVDVSDLSFHDSLATFVAILIARQCLLLEDLIRCAAIPSLLNAACSEQDSEPGARLTCRILLHLFKTPQLNPCQSDGNKPTVGIRSSCDRHLLAASQNRIVDGAVFAVLKAVFVLGDAELKGSGFTVTGGAEELPEEEGGGGSGGRRQGGRNISVETASLDVYAKYVLRSICQQEWVGERCLKSLCEDSNDLQDPVLSSAQAQRLMQLICYPHRLLDNEDGENPQRQRIKRILQNLDQWTMRQSSLELQLMIKQTPNNEMNSLLENIAKATIEVFQQSAETGSSSGSTASNIPSSNKTKPVLSSLERSGVWLVAPLIAKLPTSVQGHVLKAAGEELEKGQHLASSSRKERDRQKQKSMSLLSQQPFLSLVLTCLKGQDEQREGLLTSLYSQVHQIVNNWRDDQYLDDCKPKQLMHEALKLRLNLVGGMFDTVQRSTQQTTEWAVLLLEIIISGTVDMQSNNELFTTVLDMLSVLINGTLAADMSSISQGSMEENKRAYMNLVKKLRKELGERQSDSLEKVYQLLPLPKQTRDVITCEPQGSLIDTKGNKIAGFDSIFKKEGLQVSTKQKISPWDLFEGLKPSAPLSWGWFGTVRVDRRVARGEEQQRLLLYHTHLRPRPRAYYLEPLPLPPEDEEPPAPTLLEPEKKAPEPPKTDKPGAAPPSTEERKKKSTKGKKRSQPATKTEDYGMGPGRSGPYGVTVPPDLLHHANPGSISHISYRQSSIGLYTQNQPLPAGGPRVDPYRPVRLPMQKLPTRPAYPGVLPTTMTGVMGLEPSSYKTSVYRQQQPAVPQGQRLRQQLQAKIQSQGMLGQSSVHQMTPSSSYGLQTSQGYTPYVSHVGLQQHTGPAGTMVPPSYSSQPYQSTHPSTNPTLVDPTRHLQQRPSGYVHQQAPTYGHGLPSAQRFSHQTLQQTPMIGTMTPLSAQGVQAGVRSASILPEQQQQQQQQQQQQQQQQQQQQYHIRQQQQQQILRQQQQQQQQQQQQQQQQQQQQQQQHQQPQQQQTAPPQPQPQSQPQFQRQGLQQTQQQQQTAALVRQLQQQLSNTQPQPSTNIFGRY
- the MED12 gene encoding mediator of RNA polymerase II transcription subunit 12 isoform X6 codes for the protein MAAFGILSYEHRPLKRPRLGPPDVYPQDPKQKEDELTALNVKQGFNNQPAVSGDEHGSAKNVNFNPAKISSNFSSIIAEKLRCNTLPDTGRRKPQVNQKDNFWLVTARSQSAINTWFTDLAGTKPLTQLAKKVPIFSKKEEVFGYLAKYTVPVMRAAWLIKMTCAYYAAISETKVKKRPAVDPFMEWTQIITKYLWEQLQKMAEYYRPGPAGSGGCGSTIGPLPHDVEVAIRQWDYNEKLAMFMFQDGMLDRHEFLTWVLECFEKIRPGEDELLKLLLPLLLRYSGEFVQSAYLSRRLAYFCTRRLALQLDGVSSHSSHVISAQSTSTLPTTPAPQPPTSSTPSTPFSDLLMCPQHRPLVFGLSCILQTILLCCPSALVWHYSLTDSRIKTGSPLDHLPIAPSNLPMPEGNSAFTQQVRAKLREIEQQIKERGQAVEVRWSFDKCQEATAGFTIGRVLHTLEVLDSHSFERSDFSNSLDSLCNRIFGLGPSKDGHEISSDDDAVVSLLCEWAVSCKRSGRHRAMVVAKLLEKRQAEIEAERCGESEAADEKGSIASGSLSAPSAPIFQDVLLQFLDTQAPMLTDPRSESERVEFFNLVLLFCELIRHDVFSHNMYTCTLISRGDLAFGAPGPRPPSPFDDPADDPERKEAEGSSSSKLEDPGLSESMDIDPSSSVLFEDMEKPDFSLFSPTMPCEGKGSPSPEKPDVEKEVKPPPKEKIEGTLGVLYDQPRHVQYATHFPIPQEESCSHECNQRLVVLFGVGKQRDDARHAIKKITKDILKVLNRKGTAETDQLAPIVPLNPGDLTFLGGEDGQKRRRNRPEAFPTAEDIFAKFQHLSHYDQHQVTAQVSRNVLEQITSFALGMSYHLPLVQHVQFIFDLMEYSLSISGLIDFAIQLLNELSVVEAELLLKSSDLVGSYTTSLCLCIVAVLRHYHACLILNQDQMAQVFEGLCGVVKHGMNRSDGSSAERCILAYLYDLYTSCSHLKSKFGELFSDFCSKVKNTIYCNVEPSESNMRWAPEFMIDTLENPAAHTFTYTGLGKSLSENPANRYSFVCNALMHVCVGHHDPDRVNDIAILCAELTGYCKSLSAEWLGVLKALCCSSNNGTCGFNDLLCNVDVSDLSFHDSLATFVAILIARQCLLLEDLIRCAAIPSLLNAACSEQDSEPGARLTCRILLHLFKTPQLNPCQSDGNKPTVGIRSSCDRHLLAASQNRIVDGAVFAVLKAVFVLGDAELKGSGFTVTGGAEELPEEEGGGGSGGRRQGGRNISVETASLDVYAKYVLRSICQQEWVGERCLKSLCEDSNDLQDPVLSSAQAQRLMQLICYPHRLLDNEDGENPQRQRIKRILQNLDQWTMRQSSLELQLMIKQTPNNEMNSLLENIAKATIEVFQQSAETGSSSGSTASNIPSSNKTKPVLSSLERSGVWLVAPLIAKLPTSVQGHVLKAAGEELEKGQHLASSSRKERDRQKQKSMSLLSQQPFLSLVLTCLKGQDEQREGLLTSLYSQVHQIVNNWRDDQYLDDCKPKQLMHEALKLRLNLVGGMFDTVQRSTQQTTEWAVLLLEIIISGTVDMQSNNELFTTVLDMLSVLINGTLAADMSSISQGSMEENKRAYMNLVKKLRKELGERQSDSLEKVYQLLPLPKQTRDVITCEPQGSLIDTKGNKIAGFDSIFKKEGLQVSTKQKISPWDLFEGLKPSAPLSWGWFGTVRVDRRVARGEEQQRLLLYHTHLRPRPRAYYLEPLPLPPEDEEPPAPTLLEPEKKAPEPPKTDKPGAAPPSTEERKKKSTKGKKRSQPATKTEDYGMGPGRSGPYGVTVPPDLLHHANPGSISHISYRQSSIGLYTQNQPLPAGGPRVDPYRPVRLPMQKLPTRPAYPGVLPTTMTGVMGLEPSSYKTSVYRQQQPAVPQGQRLRQQLQQSQGMLGQSSVHQMTPSSSYGLQTSQGYTPYVSHVGLQQHTGPADPTRHLQQRPSGYVHQQAPTYGHGLPSAQRFSHQTLQQTPMIGTMTPLSAQGVQAGVRSASILPEQQQQQQQQQQQQQQQQQQQQYHIRQQQQQQILRQQQQQQQQQQQQQQQQQQQQQQQQHQQPQQQQTAPPQPQPQSQPQFQRQGLQQTQQQQQTAALVRQLQQQLSNTQPQPSTNIFGRY